A section of the Bacillus pumilus genome encodes:
- a CDS encoding LysE family transporter, which translates to MILSMLIYAFVSSFTPGPNNIMAMVFTNKYGVKQTFRFCLGVGIGFLVILCLSCFFNIILYQVMPKIGWVMAFIGAAYMIYLAVKIMKSKGGDDETLDRYNHFVPGMMLQFINPKAILYGLTVISTFVLPYGQSNMQYVIWTLILALIGFLGTFSWSLFGSLYKRFLTAYERPFQYVMGLLLIYSAVSMVWGYVM; encoded by the coding sequence TTGATTCTTTCTATGTTGATCTATGCTTTTGTGAGTAGCTTTACCCCAGGGCCAAATAATATCATGGCCATGGTGTTTACGAATAAATATGGGGTTAAGCAAACATTTCGTTTTTGTTTAGGTGTGGGTATCGGATTTCTCGTTATTTTGTGTTTGAGTTGCTTTTTTAATATCATTCTCTATCAAGTGATGCCGAAAATAGGCTGGGTCATGGCGTTCATTGGAGCTGCATACATGATTTATTTAGCGGTCAAAATCATGAAAAGTAAAGGCGGGGATGACGAAACACTTGATCGTTACAATCATTTTGTCCCTGGTATGATGCTGCAATTTATCAACCCAAAAGCGATTTTGTATGGATTGACCGTGATTTCAACATTTGTTTTGCCGTATGGACAATCTAATATGCAGTATGTCATATGGACGCTGATTCTTGCACTTATTGGTTTTCTCGGTACATTCAGCTGGAGCCTATTTGGCTCTTTGTATAAGCGTTTTTTGACTGCTTACGAAAGACCGTTCCAGTATGTCATGGGGCTGCTTCTAATATACAGTGCGGTTTCAATGGTATGGGGCTATGTCATGTAA
- a CDS encoding helix-turn-helix domain-containing protein, translating into MEDVQSIISKNVRLLRDQKKLSLEKMAELTGVSKTMIGQIERGESTPTITTLWKIANGLKVSFSELIHAPQPEIKVVRHEDAQILTEDDGRYRVYTTFPFDDRGKFEVYRVEIDPGGSLHANEHIGGTEELITVFEGSLDISIGDEQYRLKTGDSIRFKADRTHTYKQFGEQMVRLQMILYYPQ; encoded by the coding sequence ATGGAAGATGTACAATCGATTATTTCTAAAAATGTGAGGCTTCTTAGAGACCAAAAGAAATTAAGCCTCGAAAAGATGGCAGAATTAACTGGTGTCAGCAAAACCATGATTGGACAAATTGAAAGAGGAGAATCAACCCCTACCATCACGACTTTGTGGAAAATCGCGAACGGATTAAAGGTATCTTTTAGTGAGCTCATCCATGCACCACAGCCTGAAATCAAAGTAGTACGCCATGAGGATGCACAGATTTTAACGGAAGATGACGGGAGATATCGCGTATATACGACTTTTCCTTTTGATGATCGAGGGAAATTTGAAGTGTACCGAGTAGAAATTGATCCTGGCGGGTCGCTACATGCAAATGAGCACATTGGCGGGACAGAGGAATTGATTACCGTTTTTGAGGGATCGCTTGATATATCCATTGGAGATGAACAGTATCGCTTAAAAACCGGCGACTCCATTCGTTTTAAAGCAGACCGTACTCATACATATAAACAATTTGGAGAACAAATGGTCAGGCTGCAAATGATCCTTTATTATCCGCAATAA